One Cucumis sativus cultivar 9930 chromosome 1, Cucumber_9930_V3, whole genome shotgun sequence DNA segment encodes these proteins:
- the LOC101212425 gene encoding dnaJ homolog subfamily C GRV2 isoform X2, with translation MPGHRIDPPCGRVHLQFGQQKSVIDLENASMHLKHLAAAAKDAVAESGSIPGSRAKLWRRIREFNACIPYSGVPSNIEVPEVTLMALITMLPAAPNLPPESPPLPPPSPKAAATVMGFISCLRRLLASTSAASHVMSFPAAVGRIMGLLRNGSEGVAAEAAGLIAVLIGGGPGDSNLVTDSKGERHATIIHTKSVLFAHQVYVVILVNRLKPMSISPLLSMAVVEVLDAMICEPHGETTQFPVFVELLRQVAGLKRRLFALFGHPAESVRETVAVIMRTIAEEDAIAAESMRDAALRDGAILRHLSHAFFLPAGERREVSRQLVALWADSYQPALDLLSRVLPPGLVAYLHTRSDGVMHEDSNLEGSYSRRQRRLLQRRGRTGRVTTSQDQNLPNSNFETGDPSRQISTGPVSIVQASVAHPSDNVIGDGTSSQRDQSVVPSSIDVTSTTINEVSEPNIESADANQESGLPAPAQVVVENTPVGSGRLLCNWPEFWRAFSLDHNRADLIWNERTRQELRETLQAEVHKLDVEKERSEDIVPGVTPVGESMTSQDSLPKISWNYSEFLVSYPSLSKEVCVGQYYLRLLLESNSTGRVQDFPLRDPVAFFRALYHRFLCDADTGLTVDGTIPDELGASDDWCDMGRLDGFGGGGGSSVRELCARAMSIVYEQHHQTIGPFEGTAHITVLLDRTDDRALRHRLLLLLKALMKVLSNVEACVLVGGCVLAVDLLTVVHEASERTAIPLESNLLAATAFMEPLKEWMFIDKENAKVGPMEKDAIRRLWSKKAIDWTTRCWASGMLDWKRLRDIRELRWALAVRVPVLTPAQIGETALSILHSMVSAHSDLDDAGEIVTPTPRVKRILSSPRCLPHIAQAMLSGEPNIVEFSAALLRAVVTRNPKAMIRLYSTGSFYFALAYPGSNLLSIAQLFSVTHVHQAFHGGEEAAVSSSLPLAKRSVLGGLLPESLLYVLERSGPAAFAAAMVSDSDTPEIIWTHKMRAENLICQVLQHLGDFPQKLSQHCHCLYEYAPMPPVTYQELRDEMWCHRYYLRNLCDEIRFPNWPIVEHVEFLQSLLVMWREELTRRPMDLSEEEACKILEISLEDVSNNDSNMRHSSENGEEIFGISRQVENIDEEKLKRQYRKLAMKYHPDKNPEGREKFLAVQKAYERLQATMQGLQGPQPWRLLLLLKGQCILYRRYGNVLEPFKYAGYPMLLNAVTVDKEDNNFLASDRAPLLVAASELLWLTCASSSLNGEELVRDSGIKLLAVLLSRCMCVVQPTTFANEPSAIIVTNVMRTFSVLSQFDSARVEMLEFSGLVNDIVHCTELELIPAAVDAALQTIAHVSVSSEFQDALLKSGVLWYLLPLLLQYDATAEDSDTKESHGVGASVQIAKNLHALRASQALSRLSGMCSDDSLTPYNQAAADALRRLLTPKVASLLKDPEPKDLLSKINANLESPEIIWNSSTRAELLKFVDQQRSSQGPDGSYDLKDSHEFVYEALSKELYVGNVYLRVYNDQPDFEISCPDVFGVALVEFIADLVHNQYFVDSDSQNKPVITSDSCSSQNKLNSSVPSPETEQLNNEASGSISQQGEPVDTMSASDGQGPEEEEALLVKNLQFGLISLKNLLTRYPNLASIFSTKDKLLPLFECFSVAVPSKCNIAQLCLGVLSLLTAYAPCLEAMVADGSGLLLLLQMLHSNPQCREGVLHVLYALASTAELAWSAAKHGGVVYILEILLPLQDEIPLQQRAAAASLLGKLIGQPMHGPRVAITLARFLPDGLVSVIRDGPGEAVVAAVDQTTETPELVWTSAMAASLSAQIATMASDLYREQMKGRVIDWDVPEQASTQQEMRDEPQVGGIYVRLFLKDPKFPLRNPKRFLEGLLDQYLSSIAATHYDTQAFNPELPLLLSAALVSLLRVHPALADHVGYLGYVPKLVSAVAYEARRETMSSGEGNNGNYEERTHEPSDGSEQSAQTPQERVRLSCLRVLHQLAASTICAEAMAATSVGTPQVVPLLMKAIGWNGGSILALETLKRVVVAGNRARDALVAQGLKVGLVEVLLGLLDWRAGGRNGLCSQMKWNESEASIGRVLAIEVLHAFATEGAHCSKVRDILDSSEVWSAYKDQKHDLFLPSNAQSAAAGVAGLIENSSSRLTYALAAPPTQTSRPPNGK, from the exons ATGCCTGGTCATCGTATTGATCCACCATGTGGAAGAGTCCACCTACAATTTGGCCAACAGAAATCTGTCATTGATTTGGAAAATGCATCCATGCATTTGAAGCACTTAGCAGCAGCTGCTAAGGATGCTGTGGCTGAAAGTGGTTCAATACCTGGATCAAGAGCTAAACTTTGGCGTAGAATAAGGGAGTTTAATGCATGTATACCTTACAGTGGGGTTCCTTCCAACATTGAAGTACCCGAGGTGACCCTCATGGCCTTGATTACAATGCTTCCAGCTGCACCAAATCTTCCTCCCGAGTCTCCTCCATTGCCACCACCTTCACCTAAAGCAGCTGCAACTGTAATGGGCTTCATTTCATGTTTACGTCGATTGTTAGCATCAACAAGTGCCGCGTCACATGTGATGTCATTTCCAGCTGCTGTTGGGAGAATAATGGGTTTGCTTAGAAATGGTTCTGAGGGTGTAGCAGCTGAAGCTGCAGGCCTAATTGCAGTGCTTATTGGTGGTGGGCCTGGTGATTCAAATCTGGTAACAGATTCTAAAGGAGAGAGGCATGCTACAATCATTCATACCAAGTCAGTGTTGTTTGCTCATCAAGTTTATGTGGTTATTCTTGTCAACAGACTGAAGCCAATGTCTATTTCTCCTTTGCTTTCCATGGCTGTTGTTGAAGTGCTTGATGCAATGATATGTGAACCACATGGTGAAACGACTCAGTTTCCAGTTTTTGTTGAACTATTGCGCCAAGTGGCTGGCCTCAAACGTCGCTTGTTTGCACTCTTTGGACATCCTGCTGAAAGCGTGAGAGAAACTGTGGCTGTGATAATGCGCACAATTGCAGAAGAGGATGCAATTGCAGCAGAGTCAATGCGTGATGCTGCTTTACGAGATGGTGCTATATTAAGGCATTTATCACATGCGTTTTTCCTTCCGGCTGGTGAGAGACGTGAGGTTAGTCGACAGTTGGTTGCTCTATGGGCAGACTCTTATCAACCAGCTTTGGATTTGTTATCTAGAGTTTTGCCTCCCGGGCTTGTTGCATATTTACACACACGATCTGATGGAGTAATGCATGAGGATTCAAATCTGGAAGGATCATATAGTAGACGACAGAGACGCTTACTCCAGAGGAGAGGCCGTACAGGTAGAGTGACAACATCTCAAGATCAAAATTTGCCAAATAGTAATTTTGAGACTGGTGATCCCTCTAGGCAGATAAGTACTGGTCCAGTTTCAATCGTTCAAGCTTCTGTTGCTCATCCTAGTGACAATGTAATTGGTGATGGTACTTCATCCCAACGTGATCAATCTGTTGTTCCATCTTCAATTGACGTTACAAGTACTACCATAAATGAGGTGTCAGAACCAAATATTGAAAGTGCTGATGCTAATCAGGAGTCAGGACTTCCTGCTCCTGCTCAGGTTGTTGTGGAGAACACTCCTGTTGGCTCTGGCAGGCTACTCTGTAATTGGCCTGAATTTTGGCGAGCTTTTAGTCTTGATCATAATCGTGCTGATTTGATTTGGAATGAGCGCACAAGACAAGAACTACGTGAGACACTGCAAGCTGAGGTTCATAAATTAGATGTTGAGAAGGAACGGTCTGAAGATATTGTCCCTGGGGTCACCCCTGTTGGAGAAAGTATGACTAGTCAAGATAGCCTGCCAAAAATTTCTTGGAACTATTCCGAGTTCTTAGTTAGCTATCCTAGTTTGTCTAAAGAAGTTTGTGTAGGTCAGTATTATTTACGATTGTTGCTTGAAAGCAACAGTACAGGCAGGGTTCAGGATTTCCCACTCCGGGACCCGGTTGCTTTCTTTAGAGCACTTTATCATCGATTCTTATGTGATGCGGACACGGGACTCACAGTAGATGGTACCATTCCTGATGAACTGGGTGCATCTGATGATTGGTGTGATATGGGAAGACTGGATGGTTTTGGAGGAGGTGGGGGCTCTTCTGTTAGAGAGCTATGTGCAAGGGCTATGTCAATTGTCTATGAACAGCATCATCAAACAATTGGTCCATTTGAAGGCACTGCTCATATAACAGTTCTCTTGGATCGAACAGATGATAGAGCTTTGAGacatcgtcttcttcttcttttgaag GCATTAATGAAGGTATTGTCAAATGTAGAGGCATGTGTTTTGGTTGGAGGATGTGTATTAGCTGTTGATCTGCTGACGGTGGTTCATGAAGCCTCAGAGAGGACTGCTATTCCTTTAGAGTCTAATTTGCTTGCCGCTACTGCTTTTATGGAACCTCTTAAAGAGTGGATGTTTATTGACAAAGAGAATGCAAAGGTTGGACCAATGGAGAAGGACGCCATTAGAAGACTCTGGTCAAAAAAAGCTATTGATTGGACAACACGGTGCTGGGCCTCTGGAATGCTTGACTGGAAGAGATTGCGTGATATACGTGAGCTACGGTGGGCATTAGCTGTCCGAGTTCCTGTTCTCACACCAGCTCAG ATTGGTGAGACAGCACTGTCAATTTTACATAGTATGGTATCTGCACATTCGGACTTGGATGATGCTGGAGAGATAGTTACCCCAACCCCTAGAGTAAAACGAATCTTGTCCAGTCCAAGGTGTCTTCCACATATTGCTCAG GCTATGCTCTCTGGGGAACCAAACATTGTGGAATTTTCAGCTGCTTTATTAAGAGCTGTTGTCACCAGAAATCCCAAAGCCATGATTCGTCTTTACAGCACTGGTTCATTCTATTTTGCCCTTGCCTATCCAGGATCTAACCTTCTTTCAATCGCACAACTCTTCTCAGTGACTCATGTCCATCAAGCATTTCATGGTGGAGAAGAGGCTGCAGTTTCCTCTTCTTTGCCTCTTGCAAAGCGTAGTGTATTGGGTGGGCTTCTTCCTGAATCCCTGCTCTATGTATTGGAGCGCAGTGGCCCAGCTGCATTTGCTGCTGCAATGGTTTCTGACTCAGATACTCCCGAGATCATATGGACTCACAAAATGAGAGCAGAAAACCTTATTTGTCAG GTTTTACAGCATCTTGGCGATTTTCCCCAAAAATTGTCACAGCATTGCCATTGTTTATATGAATATGCTCCTATGCCACCAGTGACTTATCAAGAGTTGAGGGATGAAATGTGGTGCCACCGTTACTATCTGAGGAACTTATGTGATGAGATACGATTTCCCAACTGGCCAATTGTTGAGCATGTTGAATTTCTTCAGTCATTACTTGTTATGTGGCGTGAAGAATTAACACGGAGACCTATGGATCTCTCCGAAGAAGAAGCTTGCAAAATATTGGAAATTTCTCTGGAGGACGTGTCAAACAATGACAGTAATATGAGACATTCTTCTGAAAATGGTGAAGAAATATTTGGCATCTCTAGACAAGTTGAGAATATTGACGAAGAAAAGCTTAAACGGCAATATAGAAAACTTGCAATGAAATACCATCCTGACAAAAATCCGGAAGGAAGGGAAAAGTTTCTTGCTGTGCAGAAAGCGTATGAGCGTCTACAG GCTACCATGCAAGGGTTGCAAGGTCCACAACCTTGGAGGTTGCTTCTTTTGTTGAAAGGTCAATGTATATTGTACAGACGCTATGGAAATGTACTCGAACCATTCAAATATGCAGGTTATCCGATGCTGCTAAATGCTGTAACAGTGGACAAGGAAGATAACAATTTTCTTGCATCTGACCGAGCACCTCTCCTCGTGGCAGCATCAGAACTTTTGTGGCTCAC ATGTGCATCATCTTCGTTGAATGGTGAAGAACTAGTGAGGGATAGTGGAATTAAACTTCTTGCCGTTCTTCTTTCTCGTTGCATGTGTGTGGTGCAACCAACTACTTTTGCGAACGAACCATCTGCGATCATTGTTACAAATGTCATGCGAACCTTTTCTGTTTTAAGCCAGTTTGATAGTGCAAGGGTTGAGATGCTTGAATTTTCTGGACTAGTTAATGACATAGTTCATTGCACTGAACTTGAGCTAATACCAGCAGCTGTTGATGCTGCTCTCCAGACTATTGCCCACGTTTCTGTTTCCTCAGAATTTCAGGATGCCTTGCTAAAATCCGGGGTCTTATG gtaCCTTTTGCCTTTGTTGCTTCAATATGATGCAACAGCCGAGGATTCTGACACAAAGGAGTCACATGGTGTTGGTGCCAGTGTTCAAATTGCAAAGAATCTGCATGCCTTGCGCGCTTCTCAGGCCCTCTCAAGGCTTAGTGGTATGTGTAGTGATGACAGTCTTACACCCTATAACCAGGCTGCAGCTGATGCTCTACGTAGATTGTTAACTCCAAAAGTTGCTAGTCTTTTGAAGGATCCAGAACCTAAAGATCTACTGTCCAAAATAAATGCTAACTTGGAATCACCTGAG ATTATTTGGAACTCATCCACAAGAGCAGAACTTCTGAAGTTTGTAGATCAGCAGCGCAGTAGCCAGGGCCCTGATGGGTCATATGATCTGAAAGATTCACATGAATTTGTGTATGAGGCACTGTCAAAAGAGCTCTACGTGGGCAATGTTTATCTGAGAGTTTACAATGATCAACCAGATTTTGAGATTAGTTGTCCTGATGTTTTTGGTGTTGCTTTAGTTGAATTCATAGCGGACCTTGTGCATAATCAGTACTTTGTAGATTCTGATTCTCAAAATAAACCTGTTATTACTAGTGACAGCTGTAGTTCacaaaacaaacttaattcCAGCGTTCCATCTCCCGAGACTGAGCAACTTAACAATGAGGCTTCTGGATCAATTAGTCAGCAGGGCGAGCCTGTTGATACAATGTCAGCATCAGATGGACAGGGTCCTGAGGAGGAAGAAGCTTTATTGGTCAAGAACCTTCAATTTGGATTGATCTCCTTAAAG AATTTGCTAACACGGTATCCAAATCTGGCATCCATCTTTTCTACCAAAGACAAGCTATTACCtctgtttgaatgtttttctgTTGCCGTCCCATCAAAATGCAACATTGCTCAACTTTGTCTCGGTGTGCTGTCACTTTTAACTGCGTATGCTCCCTGCTTAGAGGCTATGGTTGCTGATGGATCTGGTCTTCTCCTTTTACTACAAATGCTCCACTCCAATCCTCAATGTCGTGAAGGGGTTCTTCATGTTCTTTATGCATTGGCAAGTACTGCAGAACTCGCCTGGTCAGCTGCCAAGCATGGTGGTGTTGTATATATTCTTGAAATTCTCTTACCTCTGCAGG ATGAAATTCCTCTTCAGCAAAGAGCTGCTGCCGCCTCCTTGTTGGGAAAACTCATTGGGCAGCCCATGCATGGCCCTAGAGTTGCTATAACTCTAGCTAGATTTCTTCCAGATGGCCTAGTATCAGTTATCAGGGATGGACCTGGTGAGGCTGTAGTGGCAGCTGTAGACCAAACAACCGAGACACCAGAACTTGTATGGACATCAGCAATGGCAGCCTCATTGTCTGCCCAAATTGCAACTATGGCTTCAGACTTGTACCGTGAACAGATGAAAGGCCGTGTTATTGACTGGGATGTGCCTGAGCAAGCATCTACGCAACAAGAAATGAGAGATGAGCCTCAG GTTGGAGGAATATATGTTAGATTGTTTCTAAAAGACCCCAAATTCCCTCTAAGAAATCCAAAGAGATTTTTAGAAGGATTGTTGGATCAATATTTGTCATCTATTGCTGCCACACATTATGATACACAAGCTTTTAACCCTGAGCTTCCTCTTCTCCTCTCTGCTGCGTTGGTTTCATTATTGCGAGTGCACCCAGCATTAGCAGATCATGTTGGGTATCTTGGATATGTACCCAAACTTGTTTCTGCTGTCGCTTATGAAGCCAGACGAGAAACTATGTCATCAGGGGAGGGAAACAATGGCAACTATGAGGAGAGAACTCATGAACCTAGTGATGGATCAGAACAGTCTGCACAAACTCCACAGGAACGTGTGCGTCTCAGCTGTTTACGTGTCCTACATCAACTGGCAGCTAGTACTATATGTGCAGAAGCTATGGCAGCAACTAGTGTTGGAACTCCTCag GTTGTTCCTCTTCTAATGAAAGCTATAGGATGGAATGGTGGAAGCATACTTGCACTTGAGACCCTAAAGCGTGTTGTGGTTGCTGGAAATCGAGCCAGGGATGCTCTTGTTGCCCAAGGGCTTAA GGTTGGGCTTGTTGAAGTGCTCCTTGGGCTTCTTGATTGGAGAGCTGGGGGAAGGAATGGACTATGCTCTCAAATGAAATGGAATGAATCTGAAGCCTCTATCGGCAGGGTGCTAGCAATAGAG GTTTTGCATGCATTTGCCACGGAAGGGGCACATTGTTCTAAAGTGCGGGATATCTTAGATTCCTCCGAG GTTTGGAGTGCTTATAAAGATCAGAAGCATGACCTTTTCTTGCCATCAAATGCCCAATCTGCTGCTGCTGGGGTTGCTGGTCTAATAGAGAATTCATCTTCAAGACTAACCTATGCTCTTGCTGCACCCCCAACTCAAACTTCAAGGCCTCCCAATGGAAAATAG